AGCCAGACGAACTTGTAAGAACGATTCGCAATGTGCATCTTGGACAAAACCATGTCCATCCTAAAGCAATGTCACACATGATGTCCCATATGACAGATCAAAAAAAAGAGAATAACTTGGTTGAGCAGTTAACTAAACGAGAAAGGGAAGTTTTATCTGAAATTACGAATGGTAAAAGCAATAAGGAGATTGCAGACTGTTTAAATATCACAGAAAAAACAGTCAAAACACACGTATCCAACATTTTGTCAAAACTTCATTTAGCGGATCGAACACAAGCTGCTCTATTTGCGGTAAAGCATAAACTTTAATAACCCACAATCTACTACGACTAAAGTCGTAGAATAATATAAACCATTATAATGAGGTTAAAATATACAGAATGATTTATAATAGTTAATACAATGAGATCCTTTTTAAGATGTCGTTATAAAAAAATTATTTTAAAGTTAATTTAAGGAGAGAAATGAATATGAAAATATTAGTCATTAATGGAACCCCTAGAAAGTTTGGTAGAACTGGTGTGATAGGGAAGTACATTTCTCAAAAATACAATGCGGATTTGATAGATTTAAGCGATGGTAGTATTCCAATGTATAACGGTGAGGAAGATCAGGATGAAATCAACTCTGTAAAACAATTAAGAAAATTAGCTTATGACGCTGATGGTGTCGTACTAACATCCCCTGAGTATCATAGTGGTATGAGTGGTGCATTGAAAAACGCTATTGATTTCTTGGGAAGTTCACAATTCGAACATAAACCAGTCGCACTCATTGCAGTTGGTGGCGGAGGAAAAGGCGGAATTAATGCATTAAGTAATATGCGTACTGTTGCAAGGGGTATATATGCAAATGTTATTCCTAAACAATTAGTTTTAGATCCAGATCGATTTGATATGGAAAACAAACAATTGACAGCACAAGGTATGAATCAAGTGGATGATGTGATGAAAGAACTCCAAGTATATATGCAGCATAGTGTACAAAGAAGTACTAGACAATGAGTTTGATTGTTCAAGATAAACGTTTCCTGAAAATATTAACTGCGAATATTTTTTCATCCATAGGATCAGGCATTACTGTGATTGCGATCCCGTGGATGATTGTTACTGGAGAAAATGGGGCTAGTACCTTTGGACTTGTATCACTGTCACTAACCATTTTTTAGAAATAATAACAATATTACTTAGTTTCCTAGCACTACTCCCCTCTTAATTGTTTGCTTGTTTTCATTTCCATTAAAGATGTAATGAGTGCACTAATCATACATAGGGCATAACCAGTACCAGCCACAAACCCTAAGAATATATAATCTTGTCCAAAAGTTACTCCAAGTGCAATGAATAGAATGGAAATGATCAATAACCCGTTTGTAAAAATACGACATTTTCTTCCAACATGATGTTCTTTTTTACCAGACTTGTACTTTTTCATACGGTATTTTTTCCTTTTAGAAATAATAAATAATAGGGTCAAGATAGGAATTTGTACAACAATAGCAATAGAAAATGAACTCATATTAAAAGAAAAAATTTCTGTAATATTTTCAAAAGATACAACCGTTGTAGCGAGCACAAACCAACCAATAGAGAATGAATATACACTATAATCACCGCGTTTGGAAAAGCTGCTTAAACCAATGAGTACAGAAATAAACATGACTACCATACTGATCATATAAGAAAACGTATATACACTTTCCACAATAACTTCCATCCGTTCCAGAAAATCTATAATTTCGATTTGTCCAGCTAACATATAAAATGGAAACGTTAATTTACCTGCGACTGATGGACCTAATACAACAATTTCTAACACTGTAATTAATGTAATCATAACAAAGGAAAGAATCCCCCCAAAACGAATAGCTGAATGAATTTGTCTTGGTACGGAAAGAGCATGTAACAATGCCCCTAAGATAAAGATTTCAGAGAACCCTCCGATAAATAAAAAATTTGATTTTATTAAAGGCATTGCTCCATCTGTTAATATCGGTGTCAAGCGAGAAAAGTCAATTTTATTTGAAAGTAAGATAGGTAATGCCATAGTTACAATTAAAGTCATTGGAAATAGAATATCATTCACTCTGAGAATTGCCTCAAAACTCGTTCTCCCAAAGTATATAAATACTAAAATGACTAATAAATAAATCATGATTTGAGGAGTAAGTTCAAGTAAGGAGGAATCAATAAAAGCTGATTGAAAAGCCACATGACGAATTAACATTAACCAAATATATATGATGATAATTACATTAATGATACCTCCTCCTATATTACCCAATACTTCAAAGGATATATGAAATATATTTTTACCTGGGAATGCTTTTGCTAATTCATAAAATATAAATGTAATGAAAAATACGTAAATTAGAGGGAGTATGTATGTGAACCAAGCGTTTTGATGTGTAATAAAAAAAGTGAGTCGCGGATGACTGCTAGTAATTATGATAGTTGCAACGATCCACGCTAATTGTCTCATATTAATAATTTGTTGATAATTCATTATTCTCCCTCCTTTTATTTTATTCCATCCAAGACGAAATCCATGGCGAAACGATATAGATAAAAAAATCAGTTAGAGCTGGAATCTCAATATTAAAATATTGAGTCACAAATATAATCATAATCGTTACATGTATGCCAATAAAAATGTATCTTTCAATTTTTTGAAGCTGTTTAAAAAACTTTATTTCGAAAATGATAGTAATCAAATAAAAAA
The window above is part of the Chengkuizengella sp. SCS-71B genome. Proteins encoded here:
- a CDS encoding NADPH-dependent FMN reductase — its product is MKILVINGTPRKFGRTGVIGKYISQKYNADLIDLSDGSIPMYNGEEDQDEINSVKQLRKLAYDADGVVLTSPEYHSGMSGALKNAIDFLGSSQFEHKPVALIAVGGGGKGGINALSNMRTVARGIYANVIPKQLVLDPDRFDMENKQLTAQGMNQVDDVMKELQVYMQHSVQRSTRQ
- a CDS encoding endospore germination permease — its product is MNYQQIINMRQLAWIVATIIITSSHPRLTFFITHQNAWFTYILPLIYVFFITFIFYELAKAFPGKNIFHISFEVLGNIGGGIINVIIIIYIWLMLIRHVAFQSAFIDSSLLELTPQIMIYLLVILVFIYFGRTSFEAILRVNDILFPMTLIVTMALPILLSNKIDFSRLTPILTDGAMPLIKSNFLFIGGFSEIFILGALLHALSVPRQIHSAIRFGGILSFVMITLITVLEIVVLGPSVAGKLTFPFYMLAGQIEIIDFLERMEVIVESVYTFSYMISMVVMFISVLIGLSSFSKRGDYSVYSFSIGWFVLATTVVSFENITEIFSFNMSSFSIAIVVQIPILTLLFIISKRKKYRMKKYKSGKKEHHVGRKCRIFTNGLLIISILFIALGVTFGQDYIFLGFVAGTGYALCMISALITSLMEMKTSKQLRGE